Proteins found in one Sorghum bicolor cultivar BTx623 chromosome 1, Sorghum_bicolor_NCBIv3, whole genome shotgun sequence genomic segment:
- the LOC8062196 gene encoding uncharacterized protein LOC8062196 translates to MVARMMRWPRPPAARKFRVRLVVLRAEGLPPPPPSPSPAPAPAPPAEPASPEREAAPGVAPAPRAAVAAEVRWKGPRASALGSLRRAAVRRNRTREDAGAAWEEEFESVVTLAAASQREGATFHPWELAFCVFSDINKGPKNKPSILGTVSLNLADYALTAGETIEIILPLSVPGGAPEPAPSLHLTLSMVELRAFQETSDASQRPAATLPLSPSSGDSLPGGKDEVSVIKAGLRKVKILTDLVSTRRPKKTCQDEEGGEDKFYVNSDGAEYPCDTESLDDDLDDIVQEDEFGDSTIRKSFSYGSLQSVNYVGGLVYAHAKIDGEHEDWIYYSNRKSDAGFHLEKVLPSTTETGLLTAKRSILPWRKRKLSLRSLKAKGEPLLKKAYGEEGGDDIDYDRRLLTSSDESVSEGSGNGSANGMVSEFGDDNFVIGNWELKEIISRDGHMKLSSQVFFASIDQRSERAAGESACTALVAVIADWFQANQNMMPIQSQFDSLIREGSLEWRNLCENETYRERFPDKHFDLETVLHAKIRPLTVSPSKSFIGFFQPEGNDDMSGFDFLNGAMSFDNIWDEIAQAAEFSSSENPNLYIVSWNDHFFLLKVEHDAYYIIDTLGERLYEGCSQAYILKFDNNTTIHKVPGEKKPSSPDSSDPLKDSSGSESSSTDQDSENDTEEDVLVSKGKESCKEFIKSFLAAIPIRELQVDIKKGLMASTPLHHRLQIEFQYTQSSPKETASANQLLTMDAPFEFSWPEPPPTMEVALTPAVSVV, encoded by the exons ATGGTGGCGAGGATGATGCGGTGGCCgcggccgccggcggcgcgCAAGTTCCGCGTGCGGCTGGTGGTGCTGCGGGCGGAGGGGCTgccgcctcctccgccttctccttcgcctgcgcctgcgcctgcgccACCGGCGGAGCCGGCCTCgccggagcgcgaggcggcgccggGCGTCGCGCCGGCTCCGAGGGCCGCCGTCGCGGCGGAGGTGAGGTGGAAGGGGCCCAGGGCCTCGGCGCTCGGCTCGCTGCGGCGTGCCGCGGTCAGGCGCAACCGCACGCGGGAGGACGCCGGGGCGGCGTGGGAGGAGGAGTTCGAGAGCGTCGTCACCCTCGCGGCCGCGTCGCAGCGGGAGGGCGCCACGTTCCACCCGTGGGAGCTCGCCTTCTGCGTCTTCAGC GATATCAACAAAGGCCCAAAGAATAAACCATCAATTCTAGGAACTGTTTCTCTCAATCTCGCAGATTATGCATTGACGGCCGGAGAGACGATTGAGATAATTCTTCCATTGTCTGTACCTGGTGGTGCACCTGAACCAGCCCCATCCCTTCAT CTCACTTTGAGTATGGTGGAACTAAGAGCTTTTCAAGAAACATCTGATGCATCACAGCGACCTGCCGCAACCTTGCCATTGTCCCCATCATCTGGTGATTCTCTTCCTGGAGGAAAAGATGAGGTTTCGGTTATTAAAGCAGGGCTGAGGAAGGTGAAAATTCTCACAGATCTGGTGTCAACACGAAGGCCTAAGAAGACTTGCCAAGATGAGGAAGGTGGCGAAGATAAGTTCTATGTTAACAGTGATGGTGCTGAATATCCATGTgataccgagtctcttgatgaCGATCTGGATGACATAGTACAGGAAGATGAATTTGGAGATTCAACTATCAGGAAGTCATTCAGTTATGGCTCTCTGCAGTCTGTCAACTACGTTGGTGGCCTAGTTTATGCCCATGCAAAGATTGATGGGGAGCATGAGGACTGGATATATTATAGTAACCGAAAATCTGATGCCGGTTTCCATCTAGAGAAAGTGTTGCCATCAACCACAGAGACTGGGTTGTTAACTGCTAAGCGCAGTATACTTCCTTGGAGAAAGAGGAAACTGAGTTTACGGTCACTGAAGGCTAAAGGTGAACCTCTGTTGAAAAAGGCATATGGCGAAGAGGGAGGTGATGATATTGACTATGATCGACGCTTGCTAACATCTTCCGATGAATCTGTTTCAGAG GGATCAGGAAATGGATCAGCTAACGGTATGGTGTCAGAATTTGGTGATGACAATTTTGTCATTGGAAATTGGGAGTTGAAGGAGATAATTAGCCGCGATGGCCATATGAAGCTTTCATCCCAGGTGTTCTTTGCATCAATAGACCAGAGAAGTGAGCGAGCAGCTGGGGAGAGCGCATGTACAGCACTTGTGGCTGTTATTGCAGACTGGTTCCAAGCAAATCAGAATATGATGCCTATCCAGTCACAGTTTGACAGCCTTATCCGTGAAGGATCGCTGGAGTGGAGAAACCTTTGCGAGAACGAGACATATAGAGAGCGTTTTCCTGACAAGCACTTTGATCTTGAAACTGTCCTTCATGCCAAGATTCGCCCACTGACAGTTTCCCCCAGCAAATCTTTTATTGGATTCTTCCAGCCCGAAGGCAATGATGATATGAGTGGTTTTGACTTTCTTAATGGTGCCATGTCATTTGACAACATCTGGGATGAGATTGCCCAGGCAGCAGAGTTCTCATCTAGTGAGAACCCTAACTTATACATAGTAAGTTGGAATGACCACTTTTTTCTACTCAAGGTTGAGCATGATGCATATTACATTATCGATACCCTTGGAGAAAGGCTCTATGAAGGGTGCAGCCAGGCATACATTTTGAAGTTTGACAACAATACTACAATTCACAAGGTACCTGGGGAAAAGAAACCTTCTAGCCCTGACTCAAGTGATCCATTGAAGGATTCTTCAGGTTCTGAGAGCTCTTCAACTGACCAGGACAGTGAGAATGATACTGAAGAGGACGTGCTTGTGTCGAAGGGCAAGGAATCATGTAAAGAATTCATCAAGAGTTTCTTGGCAGCCATACCAATCCGGGAACTACAGGTGGACATCAAGAAAGGACTGATGGCATCAACCCCATTGCACCACCGCCTCCAAATTGAGTTCCAGTACACTCAGTCATCCCCAAAAGAGACTGCATCAGCCAATCAGCTTCTTACCATGGATGCCCCGTTTGAGTTCTCATGGCCTGAGCCACCACCAACAATGGAAGTTGCACTAACACCTGCCGTCTCTGTTGTATAG
- the LOC8062197 gene encoding 7-methylguanosine phosphate-specific 5'-nucleotidase A — protein MRPMTNPPLLSPSPCPLLRRLLLHLSRASRRRNPTAGPPPPCTFRHRLPRLLTAAMSSDSVVADPTTLARKVADIRAAGPAKLQVIADFDGTLTRYWYDGARGQSSHGLLRQGNEEYDAKREALYQHYHPIEICPDIPLPEKAKLMEEWWEKTHGLLIEGGLTLEDITKSVSDAAIAFREGVVELFEYLEERDIPVLVFSAGLADIIEEVFRQKLHKSFKNIKIVSNRMVFNEEGRLVAFKGKTIHVLNKNEHALDMAAPVHGNLGDPNGFIDDYSLVKKRTNVLLLGDHIGDLGMSDGLNYENRIAVGFLNANIEKSLKDYSSSFDIVYLNDAPMQGVVKLVSELCP, from the exons ATGCGGCCCATGACGAACCCGCCCCTGCTCTCACCGTCCCCGTGCCCTCtcctccgccgcctcctcctccacctctcGCGTGCCTCTCGCCGCCGGAACCCTACCGCCGGGCCGCCACCTCCTTGTACTTTCCGCCACCGCCTCCCGCGCCTCCTCACCGCTGCCATGTCCTCCGACTCCGTCGTCGCCGACCCCACTACTCTTGCCCGCAAGGTCGCAGACATCCGTGCCGCCGGACCCGCCAAGCTCCAG GTCATCGCCGACTTCGATGGCACGCTCACGCGATACTGGTACGACGGCGCCCGCGGGCAGA GTAGCCATGGGCTGCTCAGGCAAGGGAACGAGGAGTACGACGCCAAGAGGGAGGCGTTGTACCAGCACTACCACCCCATCGAGATTTGCCCCGATATTCCACTTCCGGAGAAGGCCAAGCTCATGGAAGAATG GTGGGAGAAGACTCATGGTCTCCTTATTGAAGGTGGTCTTACATTAGAAGATATCACAAAATCTGTCTCTGATGCCGCAATTGCTTTCAGAGAGGGTGTAGTGGAGCTCTTTGAGTACCTGGAG GAGAGAGATATCCCAGTGCTGGTATTTTCTGCAGGACTTGCAGACATAATTGAAGAG GTCTTCCGGCAGAAACTACACAAATCATTCAAGAACATCAAGATTGTCTCCAACAGGATGGTGTTTAACGAAGAAGGCCGTCTTGTAGCATTTAAAG GGAAAACAATTCACGTTCTAAACAAAAATGAGCATGCCTTGGACATGGCTGCTCCAGTGCATGGCAATCTTGGGGATCCAAATGGATTTATTGATGACTATTCattggtgaagaaaaggaccaaTGTGCTGCTACTTGGCGATCACATTGGGGACTTGGGGATGTCTGATGGTTTAAACTATGAAAACAGGATTGCTGTTGGATTCCT GAATGCCAACATTGAGAAATCTTTGAAGGATTACTCTAGCTCATTTGACATTGTATATCTG AATGATGCGCCGATGCAGGGAGTTGTGAAACTCGTGTCTGAATTATGTCCATAA
- the LOC8057231 gene encoding methyl-CpG-binding domain-containing protein 11 — protein MRFSATCSVPPFAPRGRTGEHLLHPVHDPSTSRPPHGSADSLSRARPPGPGALPVAHAVCVAETQHTGHQEGPLFPHPPVPSPTHPFPNSASASPSLCELRQREREEGTRNPASGMATGEEHVAAAAAAVEETPEKKETSTTELLAPSGWTKKLVLTRVGRFEVLFVSPTGEEIKSKRQLTQYLKAHPGGPASSEFDWGTSDTPRRSARLSEKVKATWNPEGEKTPKRGRSSSKRGKKEEKEDVNEAGEDGASEEGKGTDVEMKDAENAEDEKKEAPSADAAEKTEEGEDKKEEAPAVDVAEKTEEGEDKKEEAPAVDAAEKTDDKEVAPVVDSAEKADDKEVAPAVDAAEKTEQSTEGQAQPNNVAAPESEDKGDGKPAESESAPPAIVDEEKKEEKTENGQAAESVVPSLASSEGEKKENGGATEPAAPLVAETKTDAPPAEAEKGAENSGQVNTAPQEPTAANCDNKGQIQPGASAMRCT, from the exons ATGCGGTTTTCTGCCACCTGCTCGGTCCCGCCGTTTGCTCCCCGCGGCCGCACGGGAGAGCATCTCCTGCACCCGGTCCACGATCCCTCCACCTCTCGACCTCCGCACGGATCTGCCGACAGCCTCTCACGAGCACGTCCACCGGGTCCAGGTGCGCTCCCGGTCGCTCACGCCGTCTGCGTGGCCGAGACACAGCACACAGGCCACCAGGAGGGGCCGTTATTTCCCCACCCACCCGTTCCAAGTCCAACCCACCCATTCCCCAATTCAGCATCAGCCAGCCCCAGCCTTTGCGAATTGCGACAGCGAGAGCGGGAAGAGGGAACTCGAAACCCGGCGAGCGGTATGGCAACCGGCGAGGAgcacgtggcggcggcggcggcggcggtcgaggagacgccggagaagaaggagacCAGCACAACCGAGCTCCTCGCACCCTCAGGCTGGACGAAGAAG CTTGTCCTAACTCGAGTTGGACGATTTGAGGTTCTTTTTGTTTCCCCAACTGGTGAGGAAATTAAGAGCAAGAGACAGCTGACGCAGTACCTGAAAGCTCATCCCGGAGGCCCTGCATCTTCAGAGTTTGATTGGGGAACCA GTGATACTCCCCGACGCTCAGCACGCTTAAGCGAGAAGGTCAAGGCAACTTGGAACCCAGAGGGTGAGAAGACCCCTAAACGGGGAAGATCAAGCTCTAAGAGGGGCAAAAAGGAGGAAAAAGAAGATGTAAATGAGGCTGGTGAAGATGGTGCTTCGGAGGAAGGTAAAGGTACCGATGTGGAGATGAAGGATGCTGAAAATGCTGAAGACGAGAAGAAAGAGGCCCCAAGTGCAGATGCTGCAGAGAAGACCGAGGAAGGTGAAGATAAGAAAGAGGAGGCTCCTGCTGTAGATGTAGCAGAGAAGACTGAGGAAGGTGAAGATAAGAAAGAGGAGGCCCCTGCTGTAGATGCAGCGGAGAAGACTGATGACAAAGAGGTGGCCCCTGTTGTAGATTCAGCTGAGAAGGCTGATGATAAAGAGGTGGCCCCTGCTGTAGATGCAGCTGAGAAGACTGAACAAAGCACCGAAGGCCAAGCACAACCTAATAATGTTGCTGCCCCAGAATCTGAGGATAAAGGGGACGGAAAGCCAGCTGAGTCCGAATCAGCTCCCCCAGCAATTGTTGATGAAGAGAAGAAAGAGGAGAAGACCGAGAACGGTCAGGCAGCTGAATCTGTGGTGCCTTCCCTGGCATCTTCAGAGGGGGAGAAGAAAGAGAATGGAGGTGCAACTGAACCCGCAGCCCCGCTTGTGGCTGAGACAAAGACAGATGCTCCTCCAGCTGAGGCAGAAAAGGGGGCCGAGAATTCAGGCCAGGTGAACACTGCCCCCCAAGAACCGACGGCAGCGAACTGCGACAACAAGGGCCAGATCCAACCTGGTGCCTCTGCTATGAGGTGCACATAA
- the LOC8062198 gene encoding uncharacterized protein LOC8062198, protein MGGLRSRILRTLQSFPNAAAQSSNLLLALPLGAGTSPQPPAAPCGGHLQEPAPQEPPLVDEAGAASEVPGGGGDDDDDKENVSPGVTPRKAKKMKLSSDHHGEEPADGATRYRRPDLASATLFDPDLLAAFRRAVDAYAQALEAAKRRDDDDIDDGEDGDGDGGGGGGEGGGPGVADPLEAFELRCPPGGERAVVLYTTSIRGVRKTFEDCARVRRLLEGLRVAFLERDVSMHAPYREELRALLMCCGQGQENDDGGGARAFPLPPRLFVDGRYLGGAEEVVALHERSQLRPVLRRAARRGAGEGPCAVCGGAWFVVCVGCSGSHWLHDAGGAAAASRVPCSACNENGLMPCPLCS, encoded by the coding sequence ATGGGAGGCCTCAGATCGAGGATCCTCAGGACCCTGCAGTCCTTCCCCAACGCCGCCGCGCAGTCGTCCAACCTCCTCCTCGCGCTGCCTCTCGGTGCCGGGACCTCGCCTCAGCCGCCCGCGGCGCCGTGCGGCGGCCACCTCCAAGAACCGGCGCCGCAGGAGCCGCCGCTGGTCGATGAAGCGGGGGCTGCGTCCGAGGTGCCCGGCGGCGGaggcgatgacgacgacgacaaggAGAACGTCTCGCCGGGTGTCACCCCgcgcaaggccaagaagatgaAGCTCAGCTCCGACCACCACGGCGAGGAGCCCGCTGATGGCGCCACACGCTACCGCCGGCCGGACCTCGCCTCGGCGACGCTCTTCGACCCGGACCTCCTCGCCGCCTTCCGCCGCGCCGTCGACGCCTACGCGCAGGCCCTCGAGGCGGCCAAAcgccgcgacgacgacgacatcgACGATGGCGAGGACGGCGACGGGgacgggggcggcggcggcggcgaaggaGGAGGACCGGGCGTCGCGGACCCCCTGGAGGCGTTCGAGCTGCGGTGCCCCCCGGGCGGCGAGCGCGCGGTGGTGCTCTACACCACGTCGATCCGCGGCGTGCGCAAGACGTTCGAGGACTGCGCCCGCGTGCGCCGCCTGCTGGAGGGCCTCCGCGTCGCGTTCCTGGAGCGCGACGTCTCCATGCACGCGCCCTACAGGGAGGAGCTCCGGGCGCTGCTGATGTGCTGCGGGCAGGGGCAGGAGaatgacgacggcggcggcgcgcgcgcgtTCCCCCTGCCGCCGCGGCTCTTCGTGGACGGCCGGTACCTCGGCGGCGCCGAGGAGGTCGTGGCGCTGCACGAGCGGTCGCAGCTCCGGCCCGTGCTCCGCCGCGCGGCGCGCCGCGGCGCGGGGGAAGGACCGTGCGCGGTCTGCGGCGGCGCGTGGTTCGTGGTGTGCGTCGGGTGCAGCGGCAGTCATTGGCTCCATGACGCCGGCGGTGCCGCGGCCGCCAGCCGCGTGCCGTGCTCCGCGTGCAACGAGAACGGACTCATGCCCTGCCCTCTCTGCAGCTAG
- the LOC8062199 gene encoding protein argonaute 18: MARHRRGRGRRGGHQAYPPVDEARVSGDNGRDEANPSGAEAGNRNENRDDDPSRVGQSLPAIAADIRQAGKAVVEEAAAPLWKEFEALGIHVHRAEPVFPPRPGYGAEGTPCVVRANRFLGRLVDEGLHQYNVTISPEPTPESAYREVMTKLVSENQHTELGGRFPAYDDRDSLFTAGALPFDAKEFEVTLSAGGDKKMDRKYKVVINHAATISLLQLRMLLAGYPTDIPAQTLLVLDTVLRDVVSNKRNDMKCAAIATKDRTLGVDAWKGLYQSIRSTQNCLSLIADVSSSVFVQPLLLIEFVQKFLKMDVMDRNLTKPEYDKLLKVLRGVRIEVTHLGDNRRRKHRIAGLSVDPTNDLSFQSSGSGATTTVINYFREIYGLDLKYRSLPCIIARSEQNPVYLPIEVCKIVPRQCYQKKLEASQVSTLRKSACIHPEPEQSCHQIVDQEQYKRTKRANDFDTEVDDNLATVDARVLLPPNLKYHDSGSQKMGFPMNGYWNMKDKKVINGAKISNWACLNFCDDLSKKDIKEFCFKLAEMSRITGVEFANLKLPIFTARPDQVEDGIRKCYQEAKNKLRDQKIDLLLAILPDKNGSLYGNIKRICETDIGLVSQCCRRSNVFTENSQILANIAIKINAKAGGRNSVFDDVQKSLPVVSNKPTIIFGAHVSHPSKKKYGSAAPSIASVVASQDWHEVSKYNSVVRAQGHAEEISGLEDIVRELLHAFAKESNKKLQQLIFYRDGISEGRFKQVLEKEIPAIENAWNALYDNEKPQITFIVVQKRHRLRLSPMDNKYKLRSVTKKIIEPGTVVDSEICHPAEFDFFLCSQVDVKGPRRPVKYLVLRDDNNFTADELQALTNNLCYTYTSGTRSVSIAPPAFYAQKLAHRALAYLAKGSDTASASSSGSAGADAAAPGDGPKQLPEIKKELKGSMFYC; this comes from the exons ATGGCGAGGCATCGCCGTGGCAGAGGGCGCCGCGGTGGCCACCAGGCCTACCCGCCGGTCGATGAGGCGCGGGTCTCCGGCGACAACGGGCGAGACGAGGCAAACCCGAGCGGCGCTGAGGCGGGGAACCGCAACGAGAACCGCGATGACGACCCGTCGCGCGTCGGCCAGAGCCTGCCCGCCATCGCTGCCGATATCCGCCAAGCCGGGAAAGCCGTCGTGGAGGAGGCCGCCGCGCCGCTGTGGAAGGAGTTCGAGGCGCTAGGCATCCACGTCCACCGCGCCGAGCCCGTATTCCCGCCGCGACCAGGGTACGGCGCCGAGGGGACGCCGTGCGTCGTCAGGGCCAACCGCTTCCTCGGCCGCCTCGTCGACGAGGGCCTGCACCAGTACAAC GTAACCATTTCGCCGGAGCCGACGCCCGAGAGCGCGTACAGGGAGGTCATGACGAAGCTGGTGTCCGAGAACCAGCACACGGAGCTCGGCGGCCGCTTCCCCGCGTACGACGACCGCGACTCTCTCTTCACCGCGGGCGCGCTGCCGTTCGACGCCAAGGAGTTCGAGGTCACCCTCTCTGCAGGCGGCGACAAAAA GATGGACAGGAAGTACAAGGTGGTGATCAACCATGCCGCAACGATTAGTCTGCTACAGCTGAGGATGCTGTTGGCGGGCTACCCCACGGACATCCCCGCGCAGACGCTGCTGGTCCTCGACACCGTGCTGCGTGACGTCGTCTCCAACAAGCGCAATGACATGAA ATGTGCCGCGATTGCCACAAAGGATCGTACACTGGGTGTTGACGCATGGAAGGGGCTCTATCAGAGCATCAGGTCAACACAGAACTGCTTGTCTCTGATTGCAG ATGTGTCCTCATCTGTATTCGTTCAACCCTTGCTATTGATTGAATTCGTTCAGAAGTTCCTAAAGATGGATGTCATGGATAGGAACTTGACTAAACCTGAGTATGACAAG CTCTTGAAGGTCCTCAGGGGTGTGAGGATTGAAGTCACACACCTAGGAGATAATAGACGCCGTAAGCACAGAATTGCTGGTTTGTCAGTGGATCCTACTAATGATTTGAG TTTTCAATCTAGTGGAAGTGGAGCTACAACGACAGTCATTAATTACTTCAGAGAAATATACGGCCTGGACCTGAAATACAGATCTCTCCCATGCATCATCGCTCGCAGCGAGCAGAATCCAGTCTATCTTCCTATAGAG GTTTGCAAGATAGTTCCCAGGCAGTGTTACCAGAAGAAGCTGGAAGCTAGTCAGGTTTCTACTCTAAGGAAGTCAGCCTGCATCCATCCCGAACCGGAGCAATCCTGTCATCAG ATTGTTGATCAGGAGCAGTACAAACGCACCAAACGTGCAAATGATTTTGACACAGAAGTTGATGACAATCTTGCAACAGTTGATGCTAGAGTTCTGCTGCCTCCAAAT CTTAAGTATCATGATTCTGGATCTCAGAAGATGGGGTTTCCAATGAATGGGTACTGGAATATGAAAGACAAG AAAGTAATAAATGGTGCCAAGATCAGCAACTGGGCATGTCTTAACTTTTGTGATGATTTATCCAAGAAAGATATTAAGGAGTTTTGCTTTAAGCTGGCTGAAATGTCTCGTATTACTGGAGTG GAATTTGCCAATTTGAAGCTCCCAATATTCACTGCACGTCCAGATCAAGTTGAAGATGGTATTCGTAAATGCTATCAGGAAGCGAAGAACAAGCTGAGGGATCAGAAGATTGATTTACTGCTTGCTATACTACCAGATAAAAATGGCAGTTTATATG GAAATATTAAAAGGATCTGTGAGACAGATATTGGTCTCGTGTCACAGTGTTGTCGAAGGTCAAATGTCTTCACGGAAAATAGTCAGATATTGGCAAATATTGCTATTAAGATCAATGCCAAG GCTGGAGGAAGGAACTCAGTATTCGATGACGTGCAGAAGAGTTTACCTGTTGTTTCAAACAAGCCGACGATTATATTTGGTGCTCATGTTTCTCACCcttctaaaaaaaaatatggTTCTGCTGCCCCTTCGATTGCTTCT GTCGTTGCATCCCAAGACTGGCATGAGGTGTCTAAGTATAATAGTGTTGTGCGTGCACAAGGTCACGCTGAAGAGATCAGTGGCCTTGAAGACATTGTCAG GGAGCTCCTTCATGCATTTGCAAAAGAGTCCAACAAGAAGCTCCAGCAGCTGATATTCTACAG GGATGGCATAAGTGAGGGTCGGTTCAAACAAGTTTTGGAGAAAGAAATCCCAGCGATAGAAAAC GCTTGGAACGCACTGTATGATAATGAGAAGCCACAAATCACCTTCATTGTTGTGCAGAAGAGGCATAGACTAAGGCTGTCACCCATGGACAACAAATATAAGCTCCGTTCTGTTACAAAGAAAATTATTGAGCCTG GCACAGTGGTTGATAGTGAGATCTGTCACCCCGCAGAATTTGATTTCTTCCTTTGCAGCCAAGTTGATGTCAAA GGGCCAAGGCGTCCTGTGAAGTACCTTGTGC